In Gadus macrocephalus chromosome 4, ASM3116895v1, the following proteins share a genomic window:
- the LOC132455905 gene encoding glycolipid transfer protein-like, which produces MALLLDNEFKELPADKTLDTKLFLESVSHLPPFFDCLGSKVFSPIKSDISGNITKIRGVYEKDPVKYATLQKILEAEKEEYGTEWPKVGATLALMWLKRGLRFIQILLQSLADGEKDETNPNLIRVNITRAYEETLKRYHGWIVQQIFKTALIAAPYKSDFLKAVSKGEVIQEEACLVNLRQFLVNYTATVDAIYDMYTALNAELDYSV; this is translated from the exons ATGGCTTTATTACTGGATAACGAATTCAAAGAGTTACCTGCTGACAAAACGCTCGACACGAAGTTATTCCTGGAGTCGGTGTCCCATCTCCCCCCTTTCTTCG ATTGTTTGGGATCTAAAGTATTTTCACCTATCAAATCGGACATTAGTGGAAACATAACG AAAATCAGGGGAGTTTATGAGAAGGACCCGGTGAAATATGCCACGCTCCAGAAGATTCTAGAAGCAGAGAAAGAAGAATATGGGACGGAATGGCCCAAAGTTGGAGCAACTTTAGCACTCATGTGGCTAAAGAG GGGTCTCCGTTTCATCCAGATCCTGTTGCAGAGTTTGGCAGACGGGGAGAAAGATGAGACCAACCCCAACCTCATCCGCGTCAACATCACCAGGGCGTACGAAGAGACACTCAAGAGGTACCATGGCTGGATTGTCCAGCAGATCTTCAAG ACGGCATTGATTGCTGCGCCCTACAAGTCGGACTTCCTCAAGGCTGTGTCGAAGGGTGAGGTGATCCAGGAGGAGGCGTGTCTGGTGAACCTGCGGCAGTTCCTGGTCAACTACACCGCCACGGTGGACGCCATTTACGACATGTACACAGCGCTGAACGCCGAGCTGGACTACAGTGTTTGA
- the LOC132454848 gene encoding protein FAM222A-like → MENLYHLAFLILLFIFAHHLFRPPSLSLSLSGVSVSTATRYPTPAELDAFAQRTASSPLSITIFPNNVRVPQHKQLNRTVNGLDTTGQRFSPYSHPPSLGSRGLLAVVKGSAILVKAVVKNSDGRRTKHAPPPQTPPFGGPPDGGGVCYAPDGQPHKAYCHGGAGTSRVLAPDGPSSGAAAATARGQAPPPPHDRSRLSEVRGALMRRVNVAAAAAAGQAPPPWGGGARVSPSHQAVAAVARSDSGFVLGVVAPPQSGLAFSGAVLPTQSADMAKGGYLEGGDYGVWQHKHPNHHHHHHHHHHHHQQQQQQQQQQQHHHLQQQYQQGSLGMFSSTPGGRGAESMVVGQSPQSSLPPGCSARPPCGPHPLSAGTGGAAPEQISSCAADFSLGPRYHAPSWDGGLAAAAPLTDCYAQELAPPRDTGHPRPHDCLDPHPHHHHPPSHRPQPPQCHPSTTAQQAYSAEQGVCCGGGGMGPHGGGPGLGPGLCHASVLSSSLQSLECLISEIHPPCIKERMLGRGYEALGLARLLEQHHHPHLHPHLHPHHQLPHPNIQLPVYR, encoded by the exons ATGGAGAACCTCTACCACCTCGCCTTT CTGATACTTCTGTTCATCTTTGCTCACCACTTATTCCGTCCCCCCTCTTTGTCGCTTTCCCTTTCAGGGGTCTCCGTCTCCACGGCGACCCGTTACCCCACCCCGGCCGAGCTTGACGCCTTCGCCCAGAGGACGGCCAGCAGCCCGCTGTCCATCACCATCTTCCCCAACAACGTGCGGGTGCCCCAGCACAAGCAGCTCAACCGCACCGTCAACGGCCTGGACACCACGGGCCAGCGCTTCAGCCCCtactcccaccccccctcgcTGGGGTCCCGCGGCCTCCTGGCCGTGGTCAAGGGCTCCGCCATCTTGGTCAAGGCAGTGGTGAAAAACTCAGACGGCAGGAGGACTAAACACGCCCCTCCACCTCAGACGCCGCCATTCGGCGGCCCCCCGGACGGTGGCGGCGTCTGCTACGCCCCCGACGGACAGCCGCACAAGGCCTACTGCCACGGCGGCGCCGGCACATCCCGGGTCTTGGCGCCCGACGGCCCGTCCTCCGGCGCAGCGGCGGCGACCGCCAGaggccaggccccgccccctcctcacgACAGGTCCCGGCTGAGCGAGGTGCGCGGCGCCCTGATGCGGCGCGTGAatgtcgccgccgccgccgccgccggccagGCGCCCCCGccgtgggggggcggggcccgggtCAGCCCGTCCCAccaggcggtggcggcggtggcccGCTCCGACTCCGGCTtcgtgctgggggtggtggccCCGCCCCAGAGCGGCCTGGCCTTCTCCGGAGCCGTGCTGCCCACCCAGAGCGCGGACATGGCCAAGGGCGGGTACCTGGAGGGCGGGGACTACGGCGTCTGGCAGCACAAACacccaaaccaccaccaccaccaccaccaccaccaccaccaccaccaacaacaacaacaacaacaacaacaacaacaacatcatcacTTACAGCAGCAGTACCAGCAGGGGTCCTTGGGGATGTTCAGCAGTACTCCGGGCGGCCGGGGAGCAGAGAGCATGGTGGTGGGCCAGTCCCCGCAGTCCTCCCTCCCGCCGGGCTGCTCCGCCCGGCCTCCCTGCGGGCCCCACCCGCTCAGCGCGGGCACCGGAGGGGCGGCGCCGGAGCAGATCAGCTCCTGCGCCGCCGACTTCTCCCTGGGGCCTCGGTACCACGCCCCGTCCTGGGACGGCGGCCTGGCGGCGGCCGCGCCCCTCACCGACTGTTACGCTCAGGAGCTGGCCCCGCCGAGGGACACGGGTCACCCCCGCCCACACGACTGCCTcgatccccacccccaccaccaccaccccccctcccatcgtcCACAGCCGCCCCAGTGTCATCCGTCGACGACCGCCCAGCAGGCCTACAGCGCGGAGCAGGGGGTGtgctgtggcggcggcggcatggGGCCCCACGGTGGGGGTCCGGGCTTGGGCCCCGGCCTGTGCCACGCCTCGGTGCTCAGCAGTAGCCTGCAGTCGCTGGAGTGCCTGATCAGCGAGATCCACCCGCCCTGCATCAAGGAGCGCATGCTGGGCCGCGGCTATGAGGCCCTGGGGCTGGCCAGACTACTggagcaacaccaccacccccacctccacccccacctgcaCCCACACCACCAACTCCCCCACCCCAACATCCAGCTCCCTGTCTACAGGTGA